GCCGGCCACTGTCATGGCCTTGCAGCGGCCCTACTGTGGCCCAAATGTGGTGCGGCATGGTTGGTGCGACGTGTCGTCTGTAAGGCAGCTGGTGTGCGCTGACACCTCAGTGGATAACATCGTGTCTCTTTGGTTTGCCCTGGTGGCGCTGCTGACCACAGGAGTCCTCATCCTCACCTCCTACGTCCTCATCAGTGTTTCCATATCGAGGATGGGTGTGGGTCAGCGGCTGAAGGCCTTCAGCACATGTGCTGCTCATCTGACTGTGGTGTCCATCTCTTACAGCTCGGCTTCCTTTGTGTACATTTCCTATCGAGTGGCAAACTTTTCACCAGAGGTACGAGAGTCTCATTTACAGCACTGTGTTTACATATTTAGATTCTTCTCCATCATCAGTCCTGACGGGAAGCATGATGGTCTGATGCTCCCTGCAGCAGATGGTTTACTTTTAGTGATCCTGACCTGTGCACACTACTGTATGACCACAAAACATAACGCTTAAGGTCCTGTCCTCACTGTCGAAAAATCTGAAGGTTCGTTTATGACCAAAAGgtattaaacaaaaacattaggAATCATGTtagtgctgcactgaaatcTCAGGAGCACGAGCATTCACAGCAAATTTCATGGTCATCGAGTGTTTTACAGCAGACTGTCCACCCCGTGGTCAGTAAAGCATcgtttgtgcttttcttttagGTTCGTATCattgtgtctgtgctgtactCAGCTCTGACTCCTTTCCTGAACCCGATGATCTACAGTCTGAGGAACAAGGAGCTGCGAGAGGCCATGAGAAGGACTCTGAACCGgttcagacctgctgctgtttcagctgCCAAGGACGTGAGCACCGTGTCctgactgacagagaaagacTGTCTCTCCGCTGCCTGTCATTTACAAGAACTTGTCTTTTTGAACTGTAACATGTAAGCTCAGCTTTCGATTTACTAACTAACTCATACACAGAACCCGTTATGTTCACATAATCACATTAAGCTTGTTaatgatcattttaaatataaatgtgttgaTTAAAGATCATTTCTGATTGGAGGACTGTTTTTCCCACACACGAATGACTAACATTAAATTAACATGTTTGAATGTTGTATTTCCTACTTTCATTTGTCCAGTGTTTTATCCACCTTCTACCTACTGTTTTTCACTTCCACAGGGAAATGTGCTGCACAGCATTTCTCTGACAGTATAGTTACAGATTACACGTCGGATTAAGACATTTCACTGATACAATGAGCTTATAAAAACATTCTGAACCAGTGTTTTCCAACCTGTTTGACTCGTGATCTCTTGTCATGTTTGAGATGTTTCTGAGTCAGGTTCACTGGGTGTCGCTCACAGGGTGTCGTCGCTCTCTTTGAGGGGCCTGTGGCACATATACCATAATCTACTCCAAGTAGATTACGtagacataaaaataaaataaatttttgacacctttaaaacatttttattaaaagcaCATTATTCAGACAGTATAAGGAACCTTCTGTGATCCCGTCTGCATAAAACCCATCAGAACAGAGCTTTAATCAACGCGTGCAGCAGGAAGTTTAATACTTCTGGGAAACAGATTGTTGCGTTGAATAATCATTCCCCTGCAACAAAGCGAGCTTTAGCATGAAATGTTATCATGTTCCAAATGTGTCAACATGTCccataaataatgaaatatgagaaaatgaaatttgaTTATAAGCTCAAAGAAAagcttcaaattaaaaaagaattaATTGAATATAATTTAAATCTAATGATTGTTTCATTTAACTTGTAAACTACAGGTTTGCACCTGTAAACATCTGAAATTCTAATTCTGCCAAAAACGTTCAAATTTAAATTCAGCTCCGTCTCAAATAAAAAGCTTCAGGTGAGAATCAGTTTGTacctgtggaggaggagagtggcAGGAACTCGAGGTCCTCCACTGACCTTTGCATCAGGGTTGTGTTCATTTACAGGAGTTATTTAGGGAAAGTTTAACCCCTGTGATACTTCAACCATCCATGACTTTCCTCTTGTGAAACACGCTGACGATCTTCTGTCTGAGGTCTTTACACTGCAGCCCGTAGATGATGGGGTTCAGGGCCGGGGGAACGACGTGGAACATGACGGACGCCACTTTCCCGCTGTCCGCCCACTCAGGGTGACGGTGCATGATCATGGGGGTGAAGGATGATACCAGCATGATGATGTACACGGCCAGGTGGGTGGCACAGGTCTGCAGCGCTTTGTTGTTCAGCACCTTGTTCTTGCTGCTCAGACACACGACGCCGATCCTCAGGTAGGTGAGCGTGACGCTGCCGAGGGAGGAGCCCAGGATGACCACGGCGCTGCCGAGGCCGTAGATGTGGTTGATGAGAAGGTTCTGGCAGGAGAGCTTGAACAAGGAGGCGTTGTCACAGAATGGGTTGATTATAACCCTCCTGCAGCGCGACAGGCGGATGGCGAGGCCCAGGAGGATCGCGACAGAGATGAAGGCTGCCACCCAGGCCCCCACCGACAGCTTCACCACCATCCTGCTGGTCATGATGGTGACGTAACGCAGGGGGTTGCAGATGGCCACGTACCGGTCGAAGGCCATGATCATCAGCACTGTGTGAGACGTGCCTGCATGGAAGTGAGCACAGAAAGCCTGAACGACACAGTCGATGTAATGGATGTACCGCTCTGTGACCGGAGTGAAGACGTCGCTCAGCAGGCGGGGAATGATGGCCGTCGCCCCAAAGGCATCATTGATGCTCATGTTGCAGAAGAGCAGGTACATGGGCTGATGGAGGCTCCTCTCCACGGTGATCAGGACCACCAGGCCGATGTTGGACACCATGATGAGCGTGTAGATGAAGACGAGGAGGACAAAGGCGGGAATGGAGGACTGAGGGGTGACCTTTAACCCTTCGATGGATAAAATATCTGCACTGAAAGTTTCATTCTCCATACTGCAGAGGGAGGCTCCTGGACCACACAGAGAACTCAGTCAGGACACAGGGTAATTTGTGTAATAAGAGAAACTTGTTGTTTCATGCAGATCGTTGGTATAGAGAATAAATGAATAGTGGTAGAGTAGTTGTGTACACAAATCTTAAATATTTCTCTGCAACTTTAAATATTTGTGACTAAGCAACAGTCAAAGTTGGGAAAgagtttgggaaaaaaaaaacagcctcgGTTATTTAATATGATGAATTTTTAAGGGTGAaggtgtgagagaaaaaaattccATTTAAATTCACTTCACTTTGATCATTGTTCACATTTGGACGACAGTTGATGAACGGCCAGTTCTCCAGCTCAGAGGTTATTAACTGTTTTAGAGGTGAGCGCAGTTCAGGATGTTGcttcagtgaaaagaaagaaacgcACCACAACCTACTGTTTAGTCTCACCCGTTGCCCTGGAAACAAAAATATCATTTCAGTGAATCATTCAGACAGAAATGCTGAAATATTTTGCCTGAAACCTGAGAAACAGGTCACAACTTCATGTAACTCAAAACATATGATTcatgtttcatatttattttatttcattcatcttTAGATCACACTGTTAAATCTGCGTagtgaaaaaaagtgatttcACAGACTCCACTTTCCTCTGTTTACAGGAAACTGACTTTcactcacttctgtttttcatcacactgacactcacactgtgtgtgtttgtgtgtgtgtgtgtgtgtgtgtctcagatttACCTCTGCTGACGTGAACCTCCTCCAGCCCGACTACACCTGGACTCACATACGGCTCTTATAAGCTGAGCTCGTACTCCAATGTGGGTTGTGTTGCTAAAGAGTGCGTCACCAGGCAACTGTTGCTGTCAGGTTTGCATCAGCATCATCATGCATGTTGTCAGTATCTGAGTCAACTTGCTGTTCGGTTTTCAGGGTTTTGATGTTCCGATCCGTTGGTCAGTTGTTTTGTGGATCTGACTTCAGGTTGTAAAACACTCGGGTTCATTAAAGTAAACAAAGAccaatggaaaaaaacacattaaagtcGTGATTCTTGAAGCTGCTTTAATCAACACTTCTCTGGAAAGAATGTATGAAGTGATAAAGTCTCTCAGCTCTCATAGCATCGTGTTCAGCTGCATCTGTTTCcagagaaacatctgtaaacagcctctgtcctctgagcagcaaacagcagacagactcagtcagagcagctgcaggaggTTTGACTCGGACTGGCCCACAAATCTTATCTGGAAACCCACCATCACATAAAGTCCATGTCTCACTCCACAAGAAAGAAACAGGAGTAAACAGTCGTGTTTGCTGCTGTcgcttcctgcttcctgtgtttCAAATGTCCAGGATcatacacagagaaatgagTCAGCACTGGCTCAGTTATCAGTGATCACTGATCTGAGATCTGTAACACACACGTTTTTCATCTCTGGTCATGTGATGTGAAcagatgtttcctgttttcagatGAATTAAAACATGTCCAGGCGTGTAAATCAGCAAAGCTCCAAAATGATTGACAGGCCACTTATTTCAGGGGCTGAGATCAGACAGCAGCTAAATCTGTGGTTCAGTTCTCATCATGTGACCAGATCAGACTCTGAATGAATGTGAACGTGTCCTTTGAATGTTCAGCTTCACAGAATTACAGAACGggtaaaataacatttaaaagcaggttttaaaaaaggaaattcatGACAAAGACGctgagaaaaactgttttattacAAATTTCAGTAAGTGACATTTACTTATCACAATTATTTACATGAAAAGCAGTCACCTGACCTCTGTCACAGCCAGTGTGTTCCTCGTAAACATGATGAAAATCTTCTGTCTGACCGCTTTGATCTGCAGTCCGTAGATCACAGCGTTCATAGCAGGAGGAACCACATGGAACATGATGGATGCCAGTTTCCTCTGGTCTGATAACTCAGGGAAACGatggaggatgatgatgatggagccTGACACGAACATGATGATGTACACGGCCAGGTGGGTGGCACAGGTCTGCAGCGCCCGGCTGTTCAGCACCTTGTTCTTGCTGCTCAGACACACCATGGCGATCCTCAGGTAGGTGAGCGTGACGCTGCCGAGGGAGGAGCCCAGCAGCACCACCGTGTAGCCGAGGCCGTAGATGTTGTTGATGAGGACGCTCTCGCAGGAGAGCTTGAACAGGGAGGCGTTGTCGCAGAACGGGTTGAATATAATCCACCTGCAGCGCGACAGGCGGACACTGAGGCCCACGAGGATCAGCACCATAAACAGAGAGATGACCCAGGCCCACACCGACAGCTTCACCACCATCCTGTTGGTCATGATGGCGGCGTAACGCAGCGGGTTGCAGATGGCCACGTACCGGTCGAAGGCCATGACCATCAGCACCGTGTGAGTGGCGCTTGCATGAAAGTGAGCACAGAAAGCCTGAACGACACAGTCGATGTAGCTGATGTACCGATCTGTCTCTGGAATAAAGACGTCGCTCAGCAGGCGGGGAATGATGGTGGTCGCCCCGAAGACATCATTGATGCTCATGTTGCAGAAGAGCAGGTACATGGGCTGATGGAGGCTCCTCTCCACGGTGATCAGGACCACCAGGCCGATGTTGGACATCATGATGAAGACATAgatgagcaggaggaggacaaaGGCGGGAATGGAGGACTGAGGGGTGACCTTTAACCCCTCCAGGAGCAGGACATCTGTCTGGTTCTCCATAGTGCAGAGAATCAGTTTATGCCTAATGAGGATGAGAAGGGAAAAAGGATATGAATAGAATTTAATGCCCAGAACAGACACAGTGACATCAGAGGAGAGCTGCTCAgagaaatgaaatatatttttaattttacacaaCAATGTGCTCATTAGCTTCACAATATAAGATTTAGTGACAGAAAACGTGTCATTTACTATGAGAAAACTCCTTCTCATCTCATTacaaatgacacaaacagatatgaaatcaaactgaaaacatgatgttcaacaacacaaacatttcaaattaGAAAAAGGTGAAAATCATATTTATAGCTTCAATTAAAAATCACTCCTCATTTAACAAATCTTTTTTCACTGCTGGTCTGAAGCGACTGTGTGAGAGCAGTTTGAATTTAGTCTCATACCCAGCGGCTTTAAAATGGAGAAAGCAACTTGTGTTTTCGTTTTATTAATGTTCATCAGATTCTCTTAGAAAATATTGTTAGTTTGCACAAAATgaagataataaaaatattttctctgtgtccagTATCAGTCTGAATGACCGCAACAGTAAACTGTAGAATCATGAATAATTCAGTCAGCTCTAATTTGTTCtcctctttcaaaataaaaaaagaaggaaaagaaaaaggtgcTGATCAGTTTTGTAAAACTGCCAAAAAGTCTGAAATTAAATCTGCAGCCTTTTACTGCTCAGATCACAGCTCAGACATTAACGCAGTACTTCAGATAAAATGATGATAAGAAAACTTCATTTCTGATGTAGGACAGTGTGTCTCATACTCACCTCCGCTGACATGAACCTCCTCCACTCAGACCTGAGGCAGGCTGGAGCTTTATAAACCCAGTCAGTGGCCCCTGGTGCTCACATCTCATCCCTGAGCTCTGATCAGCTTGTCACCATGCAACTGTTGTCAATCTTAGCATCTACAGCACTGTGTTTCCTGGTGGtggtttgtggttgtgtgttgcACTTTCGCACCCTTTGTCTAAGCACGCTTGAGAAAAATCTATAATGTAGATCTGGACTTTGAAGATTCACTGCATTAAAATATGGAGCTATGCAAATATTTGTTTCTGCCACCATCTCCAAACAGCAGAAGTTTGAACAACCAACGGGAGAAAGAATCTCAGGATTCTTTCTCCCGTTGTGGACATGTGGATGATCGTGGCCTCAGACACAGCCACATCGAAAATAACACCCCTGTTCAAAATAAGGGACTGGCTTTAATTATCAGGACACAGAACAGATGATGAGATCAAACTGGAAAAGTCACAAaagtttaattttcatttttgaaatggTAATTACAGCAAAATTCATACTTCAATAAGAATtgcttaaataattaattaaataattaatttgacATATTTTACATGATACTAATATTTTGATGCATCAGTCTAAATGTTGAATGGTTGTTTTCAGAATGGGGGAAAAAGCAGACTCTTAGGAACCACCGTTGGTTTCCATCACTGGCCGTGGCCGTTGAACAGTTTCTATGACATCATCAGGGGCTGCTTTCTGAACTCTTCCGGTGTGTGGACTCTTTGTTCAGCCTCTTGGTGAGTTTTAGTATTTGTTtgcactgtgtctctgtccatgttTGCACCTGTGCTCATGTCCTGGACAGGGGCGGCTGGCTAACAGTGATCGATAGTGCGCCGCCCACCTTCACCCACACGAAAAACATAAGAGTTTATTTTGCCGTTCCAAGTCTGAACATcactgtccaatcagcagcctggaCATcactgtccaatcagcagcctggaCAGCATTATCCAATCAGCAGCCCCTTGGCGCTCTCATAGACTtacatgttaattttttttttcaaactgtagACCCTGTGATGAATTTCTATGAGCTCCGGGGGGGGCGTGCCCCAACGTACTTTCGTCATACGCACTGATGAGGTTACGTGCGCATACGCATCGCGTTCACGTTCAAGATCGACATGGCTAGCATTACAACTCAACGGAGCAACTCCATCTGTCGTCGGAGCAATCAGGATAAATTGGCTATCAAAGAATCAGGAGCACCCAgaccaaatttaaattttaaatatcaAGCAGGAAAAGCTACAGCCGCGGATTTTCACGGAGCTGTATGATCGGAAAACGTGGCTAGCAGGATGCTAAGTAGCTAACGCGCTGTTCTGCTACACCTGCCCTCTGATTCAcccggatggaaacacagacaccgaCACGCACCATCTCTcggtgaaggagagaaaacatgaaacatcgaAGATGCATatggacagctgcctgaaactTTGGTCTTTGGAAGAGTTAGCGTCGCCACACAGTTGGATGAGAGCTACATGATAGCTGTGTGTCGTCACAACGATGAGGTGAGTAAGAACCGCCATTTTCTAGGCCGCCATATTGACTATGTCAGACTCTGTGGCGTGTTTGAGTTAGCCTCGGAGGCAACGATGTGAAATCGAGGGGTCCAGCGACCGCGGACCGATTGTTCGCGGACTGGTTGATTTAGTGGCGTCGCTGGACGCGGTGTCTGAGGAGCGGCCTGTTATTGATCTCTGTAAATGTTGAACTGTAGTTGTATTGATTGGACATCGCCAGCTGAATATCTCTGTATATACTGAATATGCTCTGTGATGATTTGGTTTTAgtataatttgatttgattttcaataTGGTCATTCTCTTAcgtgtgttgccatggttactgtgatgatgactgCATATAGAGTAAATAGTCAacattgatttcattcatcGAAACAATAGCTGCACCTAAAATAAAGTGTTGTCAGATGGAGACAGTGGGAttgttgtgatttattgtaaagcagaaaatacaaatgagTCAAACCAGTAGATGACAGTGAATCTGCTGATGGTCACAGTGGAAGTGTTTCATCGTAGAACCAAAAATAATTGTACATAAGAAATTAACTATGAACGTGATGTAGCTGTACAAAaatattgtacagtatgtacaattCATGTCTGATGCTGCCATGTAGCTGGTGGTTGAACAGGAAAGGTAACAAGGAAAACCAAATTATACAATGCAGTGTAATATTGTACAGTGACTTTAGTTGGTTTACCCATTGAACAGGCATCTTAGCCATCATCACAACAACTGCCCCTGCTGAGAGATTTGTCAGGAGCTGCCGCTGTAAGattttcaaacaaacacagaatctTACACTGAGCTGAAATCATCGTTTCCAGCCACTGATCAGTAAGAAAGAGTTTTGTGCACATGAGCTAAATGTTTTACCACACAGGGATTAATAGGCACCAGAGTGGGGGCAGCAGTTGTTCCTCTGCTAAAATATGTTCAGTATGTTGTTTACGCATCTTGTGCCAAAGCACTGAGGTTTTCCACAGTCCTCTGATCATACTACGTCTCATTTTACATCTATTAGAGCTACTTTATTGTTGTGGAGCACGGCTGAAATCCTCTGTCTGACCTCTTTAATTTGCAGCCCGTAGATAACAGCGTTGAGAGCAGGCAGAGCAACATGTCCCAGGACAGACGCCACCTTCCTGTGATCTGACAGCTGAGGGAAACGGTGCAGGATGACAATGATGAAGGCCGACACCAGGAGCAGGCTGTACACAGTCAGGTGGGTGGCACAGGTC
This genomic stretch from Toxotes jaculatrix isolate fToxJac2 chromosome 12, fToxJac2.pri, whole genome shotgun sequence harbors:
- the LOC121190310 gene encoding putative gustatory receptor clone PTE03 produces the protein MENQTDVLLLEGLKVTPQSSIPAFVLLLLIYVFIMMSNIGLVVLITVERSLHQPMYLLFCNMSINDVFGATTIIPRLLSDVFIPETDRYISYIDCVVQAFCAHFHASATHTVLMVMAFDRYVAICNPLRYAAIMTNRMVVKLSVWAWVISLFMVLILVGLSVRLSRCRWIIFNPFCDNASLFKLSCESVLINNIYGLGYTVVLLGSSLGSVTLTYLRIAMVCLSSKNKVLNSRALQTCATHLAVYIIMFVSGSIIIILHRFPELSDQRKLASIMFHVVPPAMNAVIYGLQIKAVRQKIFIMFTRNTLAVTEVR
- the LOC121190309 gene encoding olfactory receptor 5B17-like: MENETFSADILSIEGLKVTPQSSIPAFVLLVFIYTLIMVSNIGLVVLITVERSLHQPMYLLFCNMSINDAFGATAIIPRLLSDVFTPVTERYIHYIDCVVQAFCAHFHAGTSHTVLMIMAFDRYVAICNPLRYVTIMTSRMVVKLSVGAWVAAFISVAILLGLAIRLSRCRRVIINPFCDNASLFKLSCQNLLINHIYGLGSAVVILGSSLGSVTLTYLRIGVVCLSSKNKVLNNKALQTCATHLAVYIIMLVSSFTPMIMHRHPEWADSGKVASVMFHVVPPALNPIIYGLQCKDLRQKIVSVFHKRKVMDG